In one window of Gossypium arboreum isolate Shixiya-1 chromosome 4, ASM2569848v2, whole genome shotgun sequence DNA:
- the LOC108458540 gene encoding L-type lectin-domain containing receptor kinase IX.1-like produces MESTRFSITFCFIGLALFPRMYVQSASIAYNSANASVTVASNGSSVPADGPNLVVSRAPPSVGRDGPNTLVAPPPVGADGPNNFVAPPPPAARLSLSLVVGLIVGAGALIFGLGFIWFILRRKTHKANKLDYVMFDELFGGEFQNGMGPRKFSFVEIAKMTSNFKGEKLGEGGFGAVYRGYLRDLDTHVAVKRISKASKQGIKEYASEVKIISRLRHKNLVKLIGWCHEKGQLILVYEFMVNGSLDSHLFKGKTLLTWDVRFQIVQGLASALFYLHEEGDHCVLHRDIKASNVMLDSSFNAKIGDFGLARLVDHVKGSQTTHLAGTMGYIAPECVSSGKASKESDVYSFGVVALEIACGRRSIEPRYEESQASLVAWVWELYGNQQILGAVDLKLGMDFDAIQMECLLMVGLWCVHPDQNLRPSIRQVIQVLKFEAPLPKLPSRRPTPTYDVLTTSGIQVSEPCFSTVSITIPR; encoded by the coding sequence ATGGAGTCGACCAGGTTTTCAATAACCTTTTGTTTCATAGGCTTAGCTTTGTTCCCTCGTATGTATGTGCAATCTGCATCAATTGCATATAATTCAGCTAACGCTTCAGTTACCGTTGCTTCGAATGGCTCTTCTGTCCCCGCTGATGGCCCTAATCTGGTGGTTTCTCGTGCTCCTCCTTCTGTCGGTCGTGATGGCCCGAATACCTTGGTTGCTCCTCCTCCTGTCGGTGCTGATGGCCCAAATAACTTCGTTGCTCCTCCCCCTCCAGCTGCTCGACTAAGCCTCAGTCTTGTGGTCGGCTTGATTGTTGGAGCTggtgctttgatttttggcttaggtTTCATTTGGTTCATTTTAAGGAGGAAAACACACAAGGCGAACAAATTAgattatgttatgtttgatgagCTCTTTGGTGGTGAATTCCAAAATGGGATGGGACCAAGGAAGTTTTCCTTTGTGGAAATAGCTAAAATGACCAGTAATTTCAAGGGTGAAAAGCTTGGAGAAGGAGGATTTGGTGCAGTTTATAGAGGATACTTACGGGACTTGGATACTCATGTGGCTGTTAAGCGGATTTCAAAGGCCTCTAAGCAAGGAATCAAGGAATATGCATCTGAAGTGAAGATCATTAGCCGACTGAGGCACAAGAATCTGGTCAAGCTTATTGGCTGGTGTCACGAAAAAGGGCAACTTATACTCGTTTATGAGTTCATGGTTAATGGCAGCCTAGATTCCCATCTTTTCAAAGGTAAAACCTTATTGACCTGGGATGTGAGGTTTCAAATTGTGCAGGGCTTGGCATCAGCTCTTTTCTATCTACATGAAGAAGGTGACCATTGCGTCCTACACAGGGATATCAAAGCCAGCAACGTTATGTTGGATTCTAGTTTCAATGCTAAAATAGGGGATTTCGGGCTGGCTCGACTAGTCGATCATGTGAAAGGGTCACAAACAACCCATTTAGCCGGGACTATGGGCTATATTGCACCTGAATGTGTTTCATCAGGAAAGGCTAGTAAAGAATCTGATGTCTATAGTTTTGGAGTTGTTGCATTGGAGATTGCATGTGGTAGAAGGTCAATAGAGCCTAGATATGAAGAATCTCAGGCTTCGCTGGTAGCTTGGGTGTGGGAGTTGTACGGAAACCAACAGATACTTGGTGCAGTTGACCTGAAACTAGGCATGGACTTCGATGCTATACAAATGGAATGCTTGTTGATGGTTGGGCTGTGGTGCGTCCATCCGGACCAAAATTTGAGACCGTCGATAAGGCAGGTAATTCAGGTTCTTAAGTTTGAGGCACCATTGCCAAAACTTCCGAGTAGGAGGCCTACTCCCACATATGATGTGCTAACTACTTCTGGAATTCAAGTAAGTGAGCCATGTTTTTCTACGGTGTCTATTACAATCCCGCGTTAG
- the LOC128291682 gene encoding L-type lectin-domain containing receptor kinase IX.1-like, giving the protein MESTKFLPTFCLIGLALFPRMHAQKAFGIYPRSLLPPPPPRRGSPPPPPPRSPPPPPPFVADGPNTVVSNAPPPVGADGPNTFVAPPPPAARLSPILVVGLIVGAGALIFGIVFIWFILRRKTHKANKLDYDMFDELFFGEFKNGMGPRKFSFVEIAKATSNFKGEKLGEGGFGAVYRGYLRDLDTHVAVKRISKASKQGIKEYASEVKIISRLRHKNLVKLIGWCHEKGQLILVYEFMANGSLDSHLFKGKTLLTWDVRFQIMQGLASPLFCLHEEGDHCVLHRDIKASNVMLDSSFNAKIGDFGLARLVDHAKGSQTTHLACTMGYIAPECVSSGKASKESDIYRFGVVALEIACGRRSIEPMYEESQASLVAWVCKLYGNQQILGTVDP; this is encoded by the coding sequence ATGGAGTCGACCAAATTTTTACCAACCTTTTGTTTGATAGGTTTAGCTTTGTTCCCTCGTATGCATGCGCAAAAAGCATTTGGTATTTACCCTCGTTCCcttcttcctcctcctcctcctcgtCGTGGTtcccctcctcctcctcctcctcgtTCCCCTCCCCCTCCTCCTCCTTTCGTTGCTGATGGCCCAAATACGGTCGTTTCGAATGCCCCTCCTCCTGTCGGTGCTGATGGCCCGAATACCTTCGTTGCTCCTCCCCCTCCAGCGGCTCGACTAAGCCCCATTCTTGTGGTCGGGTTGATTGTTGGAGCTGGTGCTTTGATTTTTGGCATAGTTTTCATTTGGTTTATTTTAAGGAGGAAAACACACAAGGCGAACAAATTAGATTATGATATGTTTGATGAGCTCTTTTTTGGTGAATTCAAAAATGGGATGGGACCAAGGAAGTTTTCCTTTGTGGAAATAGCTAAAGCGACCAGTAATTTCAAGGGTGAAAAGCTTGGAGAAGGAGGGTTTGGTGCAGTTTATAGAGGATACTTAAGGGACTTGGATACTCATGTGGCTGTTAAGCGGATTTCAAAGGCCTCTAAGCAAGGAATCAAGGAGTATGCATCTGAAGTGAAGATCATTAGCCGATTGAGGCACAAGAATCTGGTCAAGCTTATTGGTTGGTGTCACGAAAAAGGGCAACTTATACTCGTTTATGAGTTCATGGCTAATGGCAGCCTAGATTCCCATCTTTTCAAAGGTAAAACCTTATTGACCTGGGATGTGAGGTTTCAAATTATGCAGGGCTTGGCATCACCTCTTTTCTGTCTACATGAAGAAGGTGACCATTGCGTACTACACAGGGATATCAAAGCCAGCAACGTTATGTTGGATTCTAGTTTCAATGCTAAAATAGGGGATTTCGGGCTGGCTCGACTAGTCGATCATGCGAAAGGGTCACAAACGACCCATTTAGCCTGCACTATGGGCTATATTGCACCTGAATGTGTTTCATCAGGAAAGGCTAGTAAAGAATCCGATATCTATAGGTTTGGAGTTGTTGCATTGGAGATTGCATGTGGTAGAAGGTCAATAGAGCCTATGTATGAAGAATCTCAGGCTTCGTTGGTAGCTTGGGTGTGTAAGTTGTACGGAAATCAACAGATACTTGGTACAGTTGACCCATAA